The following are encoded together in the Streptococcus oralis genome:
- a CDS encoding cutinase family protein, producing MTNSNLKTFDNFYADLAQSAYTGRPNNFPPKNNSIEARVFDYSKEIIYNEEITPGGKHLPHNGRVYLQPDPDLRDTYKVTSIPVPDANGMRQDIRHKRYQKGLLTDDEAGFSAYYLTDTPTLTNDTTKTYMTIRGSDAISKENWNDWVDNDAKFALNHIHTPQAKLATVGMKTKIAEMREKAPNATMDITGHSLGTIVSAQGVAGLTDQELEKIGKVVLFDGPDTTKSLKKMGLSDEKIKKISEKIEYYVNPFDVVGMLNREHTITKLPGDSDEPLKKPVGKVNVLVPLHYTQITDPESSHDFGVFQSDGKGNLLTASEDFHPELLRAGEKLARLIATTLDSLRALGVDENVASNVLNAIMRGEFKIKAAIGYAVYENFTTEYSKIVEEARQESIKWDREAIPRYQEQLRNGNLTGEKRILVRAQLLQTAAQLANFDMEDKVKSVKTLLSDAKEDIQNMIKETRQTAFDMVGYLSSSEVTNLLSGFDTTSFWDEGVASDTKTAATSFLTQIEQLGESLVKASGSFETIDTNSAEDFNNLLADVKQTWREKNVSPNG from the coding sequence ATGACTAACAGTAATTTAAAAACCTTTGATAATTTTTATGCGGATTTAGCGCAATCGGCTTATACTGGTCGTCCCAATAATTTTCCACCTAAAAATAATTCAATAGAAGCAAGAGTGTTTGACTATTCAAAAGAAATAATTTATAACGAAGAAATCACCCCTGGAGGTAAACATCTACCCCATAATGGTAGAGTCTACTTGCAGCCGGATCCTGATTTGCGAGATACTTATAAAGTTACATCGATACCAGTTCCTGATGCGAATGGGATGAGGCAGGATATTCGTCACAAACGGTATCAAAAAGGACTCTTAACTGATGATGAAGCTGGTTTCAGTGCCTACTACTTAACGGATACGCCTACCTTGACTAATGATACTACGAAAACCTATATGACCATCCGCGGAAGTGATGCCATCAGTAAAGAAAATTGGAACGACTGGGTTGACAACGATGCTAAGTTCGCTCTCAATCATATCCATACGCCGCAAGCCAAGTTAGCAACAGTAGGAATGAAAACGAAAATCGCTGAGATGCGCGAAAAGGCTCCAAATGCGACGATGGACATCACAGGTCACTCCTTAGGGACCATTGTCTCTGCCCAAGGGGTAGCTGGCCTTACTGATCAAGAACTGGAGAAAATCGGCAAAGTGGTCCTCTTTGACGGCCCGGACACGACAAAGAGTTTAAAGAAAATGGGACTCAGCGATGAGAAAATCAAAAAGATCAGCGAAAAAATCGAGTACTATGTCAATCCATTTGATGTCGTGGGGATGCTCAATCGTGAGCATACCATCACCAAATTACCGGGGGACTCCGATGAACCTCTTAAGAAACCCGTCGGTAAAGTCAATGTCCTCGTTCCCCTTCATTATACCCAAATTACTGATCCGGAAAGCTCCCATGACTTTGGTGTTTTCCAATCGGATGGAAAGGGAAATTTATTGACCGCGTCTGAGGATTTTCACCCAGAATTGCTCAGGGCAGGTGAAAAGCTAGCTCGACTGATAGCGACAACGTTGGATTCCCTCCGGGCTTTAGGAGTCGATGAAAATGTAGCCTCAAATGTTTTAAATGCCATTATGAGGGGTGAGTTTAAAATAAAGGCAGCTATTGGTTATGCTGTTTACGAGAATTTTACAACTGAATATAGTAAAATTGTCGAAGAAGCTCGTCAGGAATCTATAAAGTGGGATCGAGAAGCTATTCCTCGTTATCAGGAACAACTGAGAAATGGCAATCTTACAGGAGAAAAGAGGATTTTGGTTCGAGCTCAGTTGCTTCAGACAGCAGCCCAGTTGGCAAATTTTGACATGGAAGACAAAGTTAAATCTGTGAAAACCTTACTTTCAGATGCTAAGGAAGATATTCAAAACATGATAAAAGAAACAAGACAGACAGCGTTTGACATGGTTGGATATTTGTCAAGTTCAGAAGTTACAAATCTACTTTCTGGTTTTGACACAACAAGCTTTTGGGATGAAGGCGTTGCAAGTGACACGAAGACAGCAGCAACATCCTTCCTGACACAAATTGAGCAGCTAGGGGAAAGCCTGGTTAAAGCTAGTGGTTCCTTTGAAACCATAGATACAAATAGTGCTGAAGATTTTAACAATCTATTGGCGGATGTAAAACAAACATGGAGGGAAAAAAATGTTAGTCCTAACGGATGA